From Bactrocera dorsalis isolate Fly_Bdor unplaced genomic scaffold, ASM2337382v1 BdCtg071, whole genome shotgun sequence, the proteins below share one genomic window:
- the LOC105222092 gene encoding oxidoreductase-like domain-containing protein 1, translating into MYAAFRQILPKPVWLKPLPKFLVNQQTRILTQQPEHIKLPPTPKPCCLAGCTNCVWVEYAHKIADLLNGCDEKAQEIVLNKVPDPVLRSFLKVELKSIQQQREREQLDD; encoded by the exons ATGTATGCGGCATTTCGTCAGATTTTGCCTAAACCCGTGTGGCTGAAACCGTTGCCAAAATTTTTGGTTAATCAACAGACGCGGATACTGACACAGCAGCCAGAGCACATTAAG TTACCGCCCACGCCGAAGCCCTGCTGTCTGGCCGGTTGCACGAATTGCGTTTGGGTCGAATATGCGCATAAAATTGCCGACTTATTGAATGGTTGTGACGAGAAAGCGCAAGAAATTGTTTTGAATAAAGTGCCAGATCCGGTGTTGAGAAGTTTCTTGAAAGTAGAATTGAAAAGCATACAACAGCAAAGAGAACGTGAACAGCTCGATGACTGA